In one Dasypus novemcinctus isolate mDasNov1 chromosome 25, mDasNov1.1.hap2, whole genome shotgun sequence genomic region, the following are encoded:
- the ZNF513 gene encoding zinc finger protein 513 isoform X1, producing the protein MPRRKQSHPQPVKCEGVKVDTEDSLEEGPGALVLESDLLLGQDLEFEEEEEEEEGDGNSDQLMGFERDSEGDSLGARPGLPYGLSDDESGGGRALSAESEVEEPARGPGEARGERPGPACQLCGGPTGEGPCCGAGGPGGGPPLPPRLLYSCRLCAFVSHYSSHLKRHMQTHSGEKPFRCGRCPYASAQLVNLTRHTRTHTGEKPYRCPHCPFACSSLGNLRRHQRTHAGPPTPPCPTCGFRCCAPRPARPPSPTEQEGAVPRRPEDALLLPDLSLHVPPGGASFLPDCGQLRGEGEGLCGTGSEPLPELLFPWTCRGCGQELEEGEGSRLGAAMCGRCMQGEAGGGASRGAQGPSDKGFACSLCPFATHYPNHLARHMKTHSGEKPFRCARCPYASAHLDNLKRHQRVHTGEKPYKCPLCPYACGNLANLKRHGRIHSGDKPFRCSLCNYSCNQSMNLKRHMLRHTGEKPFRCATCAYTTGHWDNYKRHQKVHGHGGAGGPGLSASEGWIPPHSPPSLSSRGPAALGTAGSRALHTDSP; encoded by the exons ATGCCCCGAAGGAAGCAAAGCCACCCGCAGCCTGTGAAATGTGAGGGGGTCAAAG tGGACACTGAAGACTCTCTCGAGGAAGGACCTGGGGCCCTGGTGTTGGAGAGCGATTTGCTACTAGGCCAGGATCTGGAGtttgaggaagaagaggaagaggaggaaggtgACGGTAACAGCGATCAGCTCATGGGCTTCGAGAGAGACTCTGAAG GAGACTCTCTGGGGGCCAGGCCTGGGCTTCCCTACGGGCTGAGCGACGACGAGTCTGGGGGCGGCCGGGCACTGAGTGCCGAGAGTGAAGTTGAGGAACCAGCCAGGGGTCCAGGGGAGGCCAGGGGTGAGAGGCCAGGCCCAGCCTGTCAGCTGTGTGGGGGGCCGACAGGTGAGGGGCCGTGTTGTGGGGCAGGAGGGCCGGGTGGGGGGCCCCCGCTGCCCCCACGGCTACTGTACTCATGCCGCCTCTGCGCCTTCGTGTCCCACTACTCGAGCCACCTGAAGCGGCACATGCAGACACACAGCGGGGAGAAGCCGTTCCGCTGTGGCCGCTGCCCCTACGCCTCAGCCCAGCTCGTCAACCTGACGCGGCATACCCGCACCCACACTGGCGAGAAGCCCTACCGCTGTCCCCACTGCCCCTTTGCCTGCAGCAGCCTGGGCAACCTGAGGCGGCATCAGCGCACCCATGCAGGGCCTCCCACTCCTCCCTGCCCGACCTGTGGCTTCCGCTGCTGTGCCCCACGACCAGCCCGGCCTCCCAGTcccacagagcaggagggggCAGTGCCCCGGCGACCTGAAG ATGCTCTGCTCCTTCCAGATTTGAGCCTCCATGTGCCACCAGGTGGTGCCAGTTTCCTGCCAGACTGTGGGCAGCTGCGGGGTGAAGGGGAGGGTCTCTGTGGGACTGGATCAGAACCGCTGCCAGAGCTGCTCTTCCCTTGGACCTGCCGGGGCTGTGGACAAGAGCTGGAGGAGGGTGAGGGGAGTCGGCTGGGAGCTGCCATGTGTGGGCGCTGCATGCAAGGAGAGGCTGGAGGGGGTGCCAGCAGGGGGGCCCAGGGCCCCAGTGACAAAGGCTTTGCCTGTAGCCTCTGTCCCTTTGCCACTCACTATCCCAACCACCTGGCCCGGCACATGAAGACACACAGTGGGGAGAAGCCCTTCCGCTGTGCCCGCTGTCCCTACGCCTCTGCTCATCTGGATAACCTGAAACGTCACCAGCGCGTCCACACAGGAGAGAAGCCCTACAAATGTCCCCTCTGCCCTTATGCTTGTGGCAACCTGGCCAACCTCAAGCGTCATGGTCGTATTCATTCAGGTGACAAACCTTTCCGGTGTAGCCTTTGCAACTACAGCTGCAACCAGAGCATGAACCTCAAACGCCACATGCTGCGGCACACAGGCGAGAAGCCCTTCCGCTGTGCCACCTGCGCCTACACCACGGGCCACTGGGACAACTACAAGCGCCACCAGAAGGTGCACGGCCACGGTGGGGCAGGAGGGCCTGGCCTCTCTGCCTCCGAGGGCTGGATCCCACCTCATAGCCCACCTTCTTTGAGCTCTCGGGGTCCGGCAGCCCTGGGCACCGCTGGTAGCCGGGCTCTCCATACAGACTCGCCCTGA
- the ZNF513 gene encoding zinc finger protein 513 isoform X2, which yields MPRRKQSHPQPVKLDTEDSLEEGPGALVLESDLLLGQDLEFEEEEEEEEGDGNSDQLMGFERDSEGDSLGARPGLPYGLSDDESGGGRALSAESEVEEPARGPGEARGERPGPACQLCGGPTGEGPCCGAGGPGGGPPLPPRLLYSCRLCAFVSHYSSHLKRHMQTHSGEKPFRCGRCPYASAQLVNLTRHTRTHTGEKPYRCPHCPFACSSLGNLRRHQRTHAGPPTPPCPTCGFRCCAPRPARPPSPTEQEGAVPRRPEDALLLPDLSLHVPPGGASFLPDCGQLRGEGEGLCGTGSEPLPELLFPWTCRGCGQELEEGEGSRLGAAMCGRCMQGEAGGGASRGAQGPSDKGFACSLCPFATHYPNHLARHMKTHSGEKPFRCARCPYASAHLDNLKRHQRVHTGEKPYKCPLCPYACGNLANLKRHGRIHSGDKPFRCSLCNYSCNQSMNLKRHMLRHTGEKPFRCATCAYTTGHWDNYKRHQKVHGHGGAGGPGLSASEGWIPPHSPPSLSSRGPAALGTAGSRALHTDSP from the exons ATGCCCCGAAGGAAGCAAAGCCACCCGCAGCCTGTGAAAT tGGACACTGAAGACTCTCTCGAGGAAGGACCTGGGGCCCTGGTGTTGGAGAGCGATTTGCTACTAGGCCAGGATCTGGAGtttgaggaagaagaggaagaggaggaaggtgACGGTAACAGCGATCAGCTCATGGGCTTCGAGAGAGACTCTGAAG GAGACTCTCTGGGGGCCAGGCCTGGGCTTCCCTACGGGCTGAGCGACGACGAGTCTGGGGGCGGCCGGGCACTGAGTGCCGAGAGTGAAGTTGAGGAACCAGCCAGGGGTCCAGGGGAGGCCAGGGGTGAGAGGCCAGGCCCAGCCTGTCAGCTGTGTGGGGGGCCGACAGGTGAGGGGCCGTGTTGTGGGGCAGGAGGGCCGGGTGGGGGGCCCCCGCTGCCCCCACGGCTACTGTACTCATGCCGCCTCTGCGCCTTCGTGTCCCACTACTCGAGCCACCTGAAGCGGCACATGCAGACACACAGCGGGGAGAAGCCGTTCCGCTGTGGCCGCTGCCCCTACGCCTCAGCCCAGCTCGTCAACCTGACGCGGCATACCCGCACCCACACTGGCGAGAAGCCCTACCGCTGTCCCCACTGCCCCTTTGCCTGCAGCAGCCTGGGCAACCTGAGGCGGCATCAGCGCACCCATGCAGGGCCTCCCACTCCTCCCTGCCCGACCTGTGGCTTCCGCTGCTGTGCCCCACGACCAGCCCGGCCTCCCAGTcccacagagcaggagggggCAGTGCCCCGGCGACCTGAAG ATGCTCTGCTCCTTCCAGATTTGAGCCTCCATGTGCCACCAGGTGGTGCCAGTTTCCTGCCAGACTGTGGGCAGCTGCGGGGTGAAGGGGAGGGTCTCTGTGGGACTGGATCAGAACCGCTGCCAGAGCTGCTCTTCCCTTGGACCTGCCGGGGCTGTGGACAAGAGCTGGAGGAGGGTGAGGGGAGTCGGCTGGGAGCTGCCATGTGTGGGCGCTGCATGCAAGGAGAGGCTGGAGGGGGTGCCAGCAGGGGGGCCCAGGGCCCCAGTGACAAAGGCTTTGCCTGTAGCCTCTGTCCCTTTGCCACTCACTATCCCAACCACCTGGCCCGGCACATGAAGACACACAGTGGGGAGAAGCCCTTCCGCTGTGCCCGCTGTCCCTACGCCTCTGCTCATCTGGATAACCTGAAACGTCACCAGCGCGTCCACACAGGAGAGAAGCCCTACAAATGTCCCCTCTGCCCTTATGCTTGTGGCAACCTGGCCAACCTCAAGCGTCATGGTCGTATTCATTCAGGTGACAAACCTTTCCGGTGTAGCCTTTGCAACTACAGCTGCAACCAGAGCATGAACCTCAAACGCCACATGCTGCGGCACACAGGCGAGAAGCCCTTCCGCTGTGCCACCTGCGCCTACACCACGGGCCACTGGGACAACTACAAGCGCCACCAGAAGGTGCACGGCCACGGTGGGGCAGGAGGGCCTGGCCTCTCTGCCTCCGAGGGCTGGATCCCACCTCATAGCCCACCTTCTTTGAGCTCTCGGGGTCCGGCAGCCCTGGGCACCGCTGGTAGCCGGGCTCTCCATACAGACTCGCCCTGA
- the PPM1G gene encoding protein phosphatase 1G gives MGAYLSQPNTVKCSGDGAGAARLPLPYGFSAMQGWRVSMEDAHNCIPELDSETAMFSVYDGHGGEEVALYCAKYLPDIIKDQKAYKEGKLQKALEDAFLAIDAKLTTEEVIKELAQIAGRPTEDEDEKEKVADEDDVDNEEAALLHEEATMTIEELLTRYGQNCHKGPPHSKSGAGTGEEPGSQGLNGEAGPEDPSRETPSEENGPTAKARSGLSSNSERGTEAGQVGEPGTPTGEAGPSCSSASDKLPRVAKSKFFEDSEDESDEAEEEEEDSEECSEEEDGYSSEEAENEEDEDDTEEAEEDEEEEEEEEEEEEEDMMVPGMEGKEEPGSDSGTTAVVALVRGKQLIVANAGDSRCVVSEAGKALDMSYDHKPEDEVELARIKNAGGKVTMDGRVNGGLNLSRAIGDHFYKRNKNLPPEEQMISALPDIKVLTLTDDHEFMVIACDGIWNVMSSQEVIDFIQSKISQRDENGELRLLSSIVEELLDQCLAPDTSGDGTGCDNMTCIIICFKPRNTAELQPESSKRKLEEVLASEGPEKNDNSDNSKKAKRD, from the exons GATGCTCACAACTGTATTCCTGAGCTGGACAGTGAGACAGCCATGTTTTCTGTCTACGATGGTCATGGAG GGGAGGAAGTTGCCTTGTACTGTGCCAAATATCTTCCTGATATCATCAAAGATCAGAAGGCCTACAAGGAAGGCAAGCTACAGAAG GCTTTGGAAGATGCCTTCTTGGCTATTGATGCCAAACTGACCACTGAGGAAGTCATTAAGGAACTGGCACAGATTGCAGGGAGACCCACTGAAGATgaggatgaaaaagaaaaagtagctgATGAAGACGATG TGGACAATGAGGAGGCTGCACTGCTGCATGAAGAGGCTACCATGACTATTGAAGAGCTGCTGACACGCTACGGGCAGAACTGTCACAAGGGCCCTCCCCACAGCAAATCTGGAGCTGGGACAGGCGAGGAACCAGGGTCCCAGGGCCTCAATGGGGAGGCAGGACCTGAGGACCCATCTAGGGAAACTCCTTCAGAGGAAAATGGCCCCACAGCTAAGGCCCGCTCAGGCCTTTCCTCCAACTCGGAACGTGGGACTGAGGCAGGTCAAGTTGGTGAGCCTGGCACCCCCACTGGTGAGGCTGGGCCCTCCTGCTCTTCAGCCTCCGACAAGCTGCCTCGAGTTGCTAAGTCCAAGTTCTTTGAGGACAGTGAGGATGAGTCAGATGAGgcggaggaggaagaggaagacagtGAG GAATGCAGTGAGGAAGAGGATGGCTACAGCAGTGAGGAGGCAGAAAATGAGGAAGATGAGGATGAcactgaggaggcagaagaagatgaagaagaggaagaggaagaagaagaagaagaagaagaagacatGATGGTTCCTGGAATGGAAGGCAAAGAGGAg CCTGGCTCTGACAGTGGCACTACAGCAGTGGTGGCTCTGGTTCGAGGGAAGCAGTTGATTGTAGCCAATGCAGGAGACTCTCGCTGTGTGGTGTCTGAGGCTGGCAAAGCCTTAGATATGTCCTATGACCACAAACCAGAGGATGAAGTGGAGCTGGCACGCATCAAGAATGCTGGTGGCAAAGTCACCATGGATGGGCGAGTCAACGGGGGCCTCAACCTCTCCAGAGCCATCG GGGACCACTTCTATAAGAGGAACAAGAACTTGCCACCTGAGGAACAGATGATTTCTGCCCTTCCTGACATCAAGGTGCTGACTCTCACTGACGACCACGAATTCATGGTCATTGCCTGCGATGGCATCTG GAATGTGATGAGCAGCCAGGAAGTCATAGACTTTATTCAATCAAAGATTAGTCAGCGTGATGAAAATGGGGAGCTTCGGTTACTGTCATCCATCGTGGAGGAG CTGCTAGATCAGTGCCTGGCACCTGACACTTCTGGGGATGGTACAGGATGTGACAACATGACCTGCATCATCATTTGCTTCAAGCCCCGAAACACAGCAGAGCTCCAGCCAGAGAGTAGCAAGCGGAAACTGGAGGAGGTGCTCGCCTCTGAGGGGCCTGAGAAAAATGACAACAGTGACAACAGCAAGAAGGCCAAGCGGGACTAG